The Gemmatimonadaceae bacterium genome contains the following window.
ACCGGTTCACGGGGAGCGGCATCGAGCGGCGCGTCTCGGCGCCGCGCGAGAACGGCTTCGCCACCGGCGGCTCCATCCCGGTGCAGTTCAACACGCGGCAGGTGCAGCTCCCCACCGGCTTCCGGGTCGGACTGGAGTCGCACCTCATCGGCGACGCGGAGGCGCTGTTCGGCGCGAACAAGAAACACTCCCTCGTGGGCGAGCTCGACTTCTTCGACGCCATCGACACGGACGTGCAGCCGTCCCTCGGCTTCGAGTACGGCTACAAGGCGAACTACTTCCTGCGCGTCGGCAAGCGCTGGTTCAACGAGCAGCACGCGCCGTGGAAGTTCGCCGACGGCCTCTCGTTCGGCGGCGGCGTGAACATCCCGGTGCTCGGCCGCAAGCTCACGCTTGACTACGCCTACACCACGATGGGGGAACTGCAGAACAATCAGGTTCTCAGCTTCCACATCGGCAAATAACCCTCGGGAGACCATCAAACATGCGCAGACTCATCGCGCTCGTCGGTGCCGGGCTCCTGGGCGCGTCGTCGCTGGGAGCACAGACCCAGCCGAAGATGTTCGACCTGGGCGTGCAGTTTGGCCAGCAGACGTTCGACAAGTCGACGGCGCTCAAGGCGACGCCCTTCGTGGGGCTCGACGCCACCTACGAGCTCCCGTGGAATCCGCTCAAGCTCGCCATCAAGGGATCGACGCTCGGCGTCGGCCTGCTGGTGGACGTGTCGCGGCCGGTGACCGACGGCTCGCAGTTCCCCGTGGTCGCCTTCGACTTCGGCGACACGACGTTCCTGTACGAAGTGGCACAGCGCATCACGCTCGTCCAGGCCGGGTTGCAGGCCGTGGCGGGCATCCCGGTGGCCCGGGGGCGCGTGTATGGCTTCGCGGGATCCGGCATCTACGCGATGTTCATGGATCCGCGCGCGGAGCGTCACAACCACAAGGTCTCGAATCCGATGGCCACCTTCGGCGGCGGCGTCAACTATCCGCTGACGTCCACGATCGGGTTGAGCGCCCAGGCGCGCGCCGTGACGTACACGAACTTCAACCGCCGCGAGCTCGACGCGACCATCGGCTACATCCAGGACCGGCGCATCCGCGACGCCCTGCCGGCGCCGCACCCCGCGTCCAAGACCCCGACGAACATGCAGTACTCGCTCGTCTTCAAGTACATCCCCGGAGGGAAGTGAGATGCGCACCTCTCATCGAGCCCTCGCCATCGCCATCGGGGCCGCGTTTGTGCTGGCGGCCTGCCAGACCGATCCCATCTCCGGCCCGTCGCGCGTCGTGGGCGAGCCGCTGCTCGACATGGTGTTCGGACCGGCCGGCAATGCCGCCTTCCCCATCGTGTCGGGCGCGCGCATCACGTCGGCGAGCGCGCGCGACACCATCGAGTTCAACGTGTCGAACCTCCCGCCCACGGGCGCCGGCGTCACCTATCAGGTCACGCTGGTCGACACCGCGTCGGGGCTCATGGCGGCGCCCGCGGCGCGCATCATTCGCACCATGCGCAGCCGCCGTCCGGTGAACCGTGACTCGTCGGTCGCCATCGTCAGGGCCGACACGGCCGCGGCCGCGCAGTTCTCCATCAGTGACACCGCGACGACGGTGAGCATCCGCATTGCCAGCGCCAGCATCCCCAACTTCACGCACGTGATGCTGCGAGCGTCGGGCGAAGGGTCGGTGCCGACGACGATGCCCGCCGCGCGCACCGGCTTCCTCGCGTTCCGCTTCAAGAGCGGCGCCGCGTACGCCGTGCAGGGCAGCACGTTCGGATCGTTTGCCAAGGCCTCCGCCGACCGGCTCCCCTTCGTGGTGTCGGCGTACGTGGTCAACGCGAGTTTCTGGGGTGACCAGATCCGCCTGAGTTTCCGCAACCTGATCCGTCCGCCCGCGGGCTTCCGATACGCCGCCTGGCTGGTGGATGAGCGCACCGGAACCGCCACGCGCGTGGGCGGCATCCTGTCGCCGGTGCCGGAGAACGCGCCGCTCGACGACGCGGACCTCGGCACGGGCCAGTGGTACAACAGCGTCGGCGTGCTCGAGGCGCAGGTGCGCGGCGACATGAAGGCGCTCAACGTGCAGCCGCAGGATTACTCGTTCCTCGCACTCGTGCTCGAGCCCTACGGCGGCACTGCCGTTCCGACGCGCCCCGGGGTGGCGTACGTGCTGTCGGCGACCATTCCGAACTCCGTCGCCAGTCGCTCCGCCACCCCCGGCAAGATCTTCGGAACCGTCACGAGCAGTTCGGGCAAGAGCCCGTTGAACACCACGGTCTACCTGCAGGGCATCAACATGACGGTGCCAGGACAGATTGGCTCGGCGTCCGCCACCGGCACGTGGCAGTTCCGCGCCGTGCCGACGGGCACGTACAAGGTGTACGCGATCCCGCTCGGAGATGCCGTCATCCGCGACTCGACGACGGTGACGGTCGGCTCGAAGAAGGTGAACAACGTGCTGACCGGCGATTCCGTGTTCGTGACGCTTCGCATTCCGTAGCGCGCGCCGAGTTGAGACAGACGGCCGCCGGACTTTATCCGGCGGCCGTTTGTTTTTGTGCAGCTCGCTTTGCGAACATCGCGTCAGTGTGCGCGTTGGTCATCCGCCATCCGCCATCCGCGCTCCGCCATCCGCGTCCGCCGCTCCCGTGACAGCCCGGCCCAGTCGTCGTAAGTTTTCCGCGCGCCCCCGGCTCGTGCGCACCGCAGGACACGCGAGGACACAGACATGGCAGTAATCGGGCTTGATCTTGGCGGCACGAAGCTCGCCGGGGCAGTCTTCGATGCAAGCGGCGCCGTCATCGCCGAGGACAATAGCCTCATCGAGCGGCGCGGCGGCGGCGAGGTGGGGACGCTCGTGATCGCCGCCCTGCAGCGCCTGATGGCCAAGGCGCCGGACGTGGCCGCCATCGGACTTTCCGTTCCCGGCATCGCGCATTCAAAGTCGGGGCGCGTCTGGGCGCCCAACATCGCGGGATGGGACGACTATCCCCTGCGCGACGAGATTCGCGCCTCGCTGTCGTACGAGGACCTGCCGGTGGTGATCGAGGCCGACCGCTCCTGCTGCATCATGGGCGAGGTTTGGCACGGCGCGGCGCGCGGCTGCCGCAATGCCGTCTTCCTGACGGTGGGCACGGGGATTGGCGCCGGCATTCTCGTGGACGGACGGATCCTGCACGGCGCCCACGACATTGCGGGCGCCATCGGCTGGCTCGCGCTCGAGCGGCCGTGGGACGAGAAGTATCGCAGTTGCGGCGCCTTCGAGCATTACGCCTCGGGCGACGGCATTGCCCGGTACGCGCACGAGCTGATGGCGGAGCGTCCCGGATACCAGGGCGCGCTGCGCGCCGTTCCCGCGGGGACGCTCCGCGCGCCCGATGTCTTCCGGCTCTACGACACCGGCGACGAAGTGGCGATGGCCGTGCTGCATCGCGCCGTGGAGCTCTGGGGGATGGCCGCGGCCAATCTCGTGAGCCTGTTCAATCCGGAGCGGATCATTTTCGGGGGCGGCGTCTTCGGTCCGGCGGCGCGGTTCCTGCCCGACATCGCGCGTGAGGCGCGGCGCTGGGCGCAGCCCATCAGCATCACGCAGGTGGAGCTGGCCGCGTCGGCGCTGGGCGGCACCGCCGCGCTGCACGGCGCGGCGCATTTCGCGCAGCGCACCGTCTCGTCCCTCGCCTAGCGAGTCTCCGCCGTGTACCGCAAGCCGCTGGTCTTCGCTGCCGCCTGCATCGGGATGCTGATGTTCGGCATCTCGCTGCTGGCGATGGGTTCGCTGCTCCCGGGCATCACCGCCCGCTTTGCCCTCGACGGCACGGCGAGCGGCGCGCTCGTCAGCATCCTGCCGTTCGGCCTGCTCGCCGGTTCGCTCGTCTTCGGCCCGGTGGTGGATCGCTTCGGCTATCGCGGACTGCTGGTGGCCAGCGCCGCGCTGGTGGTCGCGGGGCTGGAAGCGCTGGCGTTCGCGCCATCGGTCGGCGTCCTGCGGATCGCCATCCTCGCCATCGGGTTCGGCGGCGGCATCCTGAACGGCGGCACCAATGCGCTGGTCGCCGACATCTCCGCCGGTGAGCGCGGCGCCAGGCTGAGCCTGCTCGGCGTCTTCTTCGGACTCGGCGCGCTGGGCATGCCCGCCCTGCTGGCAACGCTCCGCGCCGTGGACCACACGACGGTGCTCAGCGGACTCGGCGCGCTGCTGCTGCTGCCAGTCCTCTTCATCGGCGCCACCGCGTATCCGGTGCCCAAGCAGGCGCAGGGATTCCCCGTCGCCGCCGGGGCTGGCCTGCTGCGTGACGGGGCGCTGCTGACGATCGCGCTCACGCTCGCACTCCAGAGCGGCGTGGAAGGCGTGGTGAACAATTGGTCCACGACGTACCTGCAGGGGGCCCGCGGCGTGGCGCCGGCGGACGCGCTGCTGGCCCTGTCGGCCTACGTCGCGGGCATGACGGTCGCCCGACTGGTGCTCGCCGCGGTGCTGCAGCGACTGCCGGGCGGCCGCGTCCTGCTCGCCGGGCTGGTGCTGTCCGTCGCCGGCATCGGCGCCGTGCACTGGGCGCCGAGCGCGACAGTGACCGCCGTCGGCATGGCGTGCATCGGCGCCGGCCTGTCGGTCGGGTTCCCGTTGCTGATGAGCTACGTCGCCGACCTCTTCCCGACGATTTCCGGGACCGCGTTCAGCGTGGTGCTGGTGATCGCGCTGCCCGGCAACATGCTGCTGAACTACGGCATGGGCGTGCTGTCGGACGCGGCGGGCGTGGGCGCGCTGCCGGCCTATCTGACGGTCTGCCTGGTCCTCGAGCTGCTGCTCGCCCTCGTCGCGCTGCGCGCCTACCGGGCGCGGCGCGCCGCCTAGACGAGCGCGACGCGCCGCTTGTACTCGGCGAGCGCCGCATCGAGGCGCTCACGCGCCGTCGTGTCGCCGGGCACATTGTGCGACGGGTGGATGTGCAGTGTCACGCCGCGATCGGCGAGGATCTCCGCCACCGTGGCGATGGTCATCCACACCGTGGTGACGAAGGCCATCGTGGAGAGCGGCCCGATCCGGTCGAAATGGTTCTTGAGCGGGACCGAGGCGTCCACCGCCGGGACGCACGTGTCGATGACGACGTCGGCGAGGTCGAAGATGGTCTTGCCGCACGAGTGCCGGGTCACCTTCCCCTTCGCCTCGGCGGCCGACCCGCAGACGACGACGGTCATCCCCTGTTTCCTGGCCTCGAGCGCGACGTCGATGTTCACGGCGTTGATCCCCGTGTGGGAGAAGATCCACATCGTGTCCCTCGGATCGAACGCGTACCCCTTCATGATCGCGACGCCATAGCCTTCGGCGCGCTCGAGAAAGAGGAACTGCTGGATTCCCATCTGGCCCGTGATGCCGGTGAAGAAGGTCATCGGCAGCTCGACGATGGGGTGGAATCCGACGAAGCCGCCGATGCGCGGATACATCTCCTCCACCGGAATCGTGGCGTGCCCGCACCCGAACGTGTGCACCCAGCGCCCCGCCGCGATGGACTCGGCCATGACGGTCGCGGCCTGGCGGATGTTCTCCTGCTGGGTCTGTTCGATGGCGCGCATCACCGCGCGCGCGTTGTCGAGCCATTGAAGGGCGAGCATTCGTGATCTCCAACGCCGGAACGCGGCACGGCGCGAAGGCGTGGTGGTTTGGTGTAAGGTGGCGGCCTAGGGGATCGCCGCCGCGTGGCGAGTCACGCTCGAATTCTAGGCGCGGGAGGCGCGGGGGCCAGAGGAATGGGCGATCGGAGCTGTGACATTCTTGAGCACCGGCGAGTAATAGCGACTCAAATGAGAACGATTATCGCCTCAACTTGCGGTGTAAGCCAAAGCGAGACATGATTTTGCGCACGAATCCCCTCGCGGCGCTCCCCCCGGCGCCGCCTCGTACCCTTACAGGTGCCACCTTCATGAGTTATCGCAAACTGCTCTACTGCCTCGCGACCATTGGATGGGCGGTGGCTACGCCCAGCACGATGCTCGCGCAAGCCACTCAGGGGACCATCACCGGGCGCGTGACGGAGGTGGGGACCAATTTGCCGGTCCCGTCCGCTCAGGTGATGGTCATCGGCTCACCAGCCGCCGCCCTCACCAATGCCGACGGCGGGTTCACCATTCGCGGCGTGCTCGCCGGCAACGTCACGGTCCGCACGCTGCGCATCGGATACGCCGAGTCGCGGCAGCAGGTGACCGTGCGTGCCGGGCAGAGCGTCACGGCGAACTTCGTGATGAACCCGGTGCCGGCATCGCTGAGCGCGGTCGTGACGACCGCCATCGGTGAACAGCGGCGCATCGAGGTGGGCAACGCCATCGCGCAGGTCAGCGCGGCGGACATCAGCAAGACGCAAGCCATCGCGAACGTCGGCGACCTGCTCACCAACCGCGCCGCGGGCGTGGCGGTGTTCGGCGCGACGCAGCCGGGCGCGGGCATCCGCGTCCGCATTCGCGGCACCAGCTCGCTGTCGCTCTCCAACAACCCGATCTACTTCATCGACGGCATCCGCGTCGAGGGAACGACGGGGTCGTCGACGGTGAGCGTCGGCGGCACGCTGCCGAGCCGCATTGGCGACCTCAATCCGTCGGAGATCGAGAACATCGAGATCGTCCGCGGGCCGTCGGCGGCGACGCTGTACGGCACCGACGCGGCGAACGGCGTGATCGTGATCACGACCAAGAAGGGCGTCGCCGGCAAGCCGCAGTGGAGCTACTTCACCGAGCAGACGATGGCGTCGGACCGCAACGACTATCCCACGGCCTACACCGGCTGGAAGACGGGAACGACGACGTCCACGCGGTCCACGACCTCCAACCTCAACGCCGTCTTCTGCAACCTGACCGGCGTGGCGACGGGCGCGTGCGTGCAGGACAGCCTGACGTCGTACGACATGACGAGCGACAAGCAGTCCACGCCGTTCGGGGTGGGCTACCGCTACCAGCACGGATTGCAGGTGCGCGGCGGCTCGGACGCGGTGCGCTACTTCCTGCTGGCGCAGATCGAGAATGAGGATGGCGTGACGAAGGTGCCGGATTTCGACAACGCGTACATCGACGCGCACCAGCGCTCGCTGACGGCGCGCCAGCGCAACCCGGGCGGCGTGGCGAAGGTCTCGACCCGCGCGAACCTCAACATCGCGCTCTCGCCGCAGGCCGACCTCGCCTTCAGCTCGGGCTACACGTCGGAAGAGATCAAGCTGCCGCGCAGTGACGACAGCGGCACGCCGGGCATCGCGGCCAATATCTACGGCGGCCCGGGCTACAAGTTCAACACCAACGCCGCCGGCGACACGCTGTACGGCTGGCGCGAGTTCACGCCGCGTGACATCTACCAGGCCGAGACGACCCAGGGGATCGAGCGGTTCATCACCTCGATGTCCGCCAACTGGCGGCCGCTCGCCTGGGTGGCGATGCGCGCCAACGCCGGCGTCGACTACATCAACCGCACCGACACGCAGCTCTGCCGCTTCGCGCAGTGCCCGAGCATCACCGACAAGCAGGGCTTCAAGATCGACAACCGCACCAACTTCTTCACCTACACCGTGGACGGCAGCGCCACCGCGACGCGGACGCTGTCCAAGACGGTCGAGTCGAAGACGACGGCCGGCGTGCAGTTCTACCGCAGCACGTTCGACCGCAACGGCGCCACGGGCCTCACGCTGCCCCCGGGCGCGGTGCAGGTCACCGCGGCGGCCACGGCACAGGCCGACGAGAGCACGTCCGAGAGCCGCACGCTCGGCGCGTATGTCGAGGAAGGGATCGCCTGGCGCGACCGGGTCTTCGTGACCGGCGCCGTGCGCTCCGACCGCAACAGCGCCTTCGGCGCCGACTTCAAGACGGTGTTCTACCCCAAGCTGTCGCTGTCGTGGGTGCTGTCCGACGAAGGCTTCTTCCCGAAGTATGGCTGGATCAACCAGATCCGCCTGCGCACGGCCACCGGCGCCGCCGGCGTGCAGCCCGGCACCACCGATGCCGTGCCGTACTATTCGGCGAGCACCTTCCGCGGCGAAAGCGGCGACGTGCCGGCCGTCGTGTACACCACGCTGGGCAATCGCAACCTGAAGCCCGAGCGGTCGCAGGAATACGAACTCGGCTTTGACGGCACCTTCTGGGACAGCCGCGTGGTGACCGAGTTCACGTACTACAGCAAGCTGTCCACCGACGCGCTGGTGAGCCGCGTGCTACCGCCGTCGCTGGGCACCGGCGCCACCGCCCGCCTCGAGAACGTCGGCAAGGTCAAGAATGCCGGCCTCGAGGCGCTCGTGCGCCTCGAGGTCCTCAAGCGTGATGCGCTGGGCTGGGACATCACGATGAACGGCTCGATGAACGCGAACAAGCTGGTCAGCCTGAACGGCCTGCCCAACATCGTCCTCTCGTCCACGCTGCAGGACCGCGAAGGATATCCGCTGAATGGCTGGTGGTCCAAGAAGCTGCTCGGGTACAAGGACAAGAACGGGAACGGCATCATCGAGTACAACGCCGATGCCAACCTGAGCGAGATCTCGTTCAGCGACACCAACCAGTTCCTCGGCAACCCGCTGCCCAAGTACGACGTCGTGATGACGCAAGCGGTCGAGTTCTGGAAGCGCCGCCTGCGCCTCTCGGCCCAGCTCGACTACAAGGGCGGGTTCAAGATCTACAACAACACCGAGCGCATCCGCTGCGCCAGCCGCAACAACTGCCGCGCCCTGTTCGACAAGACCGCTCCGCTCGACCAGCAGGCGCGGACGATCCTGGTGCGCGAGACTCCCGCCCGGTCGGTGGCGGGCTTCATCGAGCCGGGCGACTTCATCCGCTTCCGCGAGCTGTCGCTCAACGCCAACCTGCCCGAGACGTGGGCCCGCTATGCCCGCGCCAAGACCGTGCAGGCGACGTTCGCCGTGCGAAACCTCGGCGTGCTCTGGACCAAGTACGGCGGCGTCGACCCGGAGGCCTTCGGCACCACCGGCGACGCGCCGTCGTCATTCCAGGCCTTCGGCCCGCCGACGTATGTCACGTTCCGCTTCACTTTCGGCTTCTAACGGAGAGCGCCCAGAATGAAAGTGTCATCCATGCTCAGCGCGCTCCGGTCACGCTTGCCGCGTCCCGCGGCGCGGACCTTTGCGCCCTTCATCGCCGCGCTCGTGCTGGCGGCCTGCAATCCCACCGATGTGCTCGAAGTCACGGACCCCGACATCATCAACCCGGGTGATGTGACCTCCGCCGCCGGCGCGGACGCCGTGCGCCTCGGCGCGCTGGCGCGCTTCAATACCTCCACCAGCGGTGACGAAAGCCTGCTGCAGCTCGGCGGCCTCCTCACCGACGAGTGGAACAACGGCGACTCGTTCATCGCTCGGCAGGAGATCGACCAGCGCGTGATCACGCGCGAGAACTCGTTCCTCCTTTCGGCGGTGCGCAATCTCTCGCGCGCCCGTCTCTCGGCCGAGCAGGCCATCCTGCTGCTTCGCAAGTACAACCCGACGGCGGCGCCGTGGCAGGTGGCCGAGATGTATTTCGTGCAGGCGTACCTCGAGAACCTGGCCGCCGATCACATGTGCAGCGGCATCGTGTTCAGCACGGTCGTGGACGGCGCCGAGATCTACGGCGGGCCGATGACGACCGTGGCCGTGTATGCGCGGGCGCTCGCCCACGCCGACTCGGGCCTCGCCCTGATCACCGGGACGACCAGCAACGACGTCCGCGTGCAGTCGGCGCTGGCGATCGTGAAGGGGCGCATCCTGCTCAACCAGAACAAGTACGCCTTGGCGGCAACCGCCGTCGCCGGCGTGGCGACGACGTACCAGTACCTCGAATACCACGCGCAGACCGCCACGAGCAACACGTACTGGACGCTGGGCAACATCGCCGGCCGGTACAGCGTGTCCACGGGCGAAGGCATCAACGGACTTGACTTCGCCACTGCGAACGACCCGCGCGTGCCCACGTGCCAGGGCAATGACGCCGTGTGCAAGCTCATCGGCGCCACCCGCGCCAACCGCGACGACCTTAGCAAGCCGTTCTGGGTGCAGCGCATCTGGCCGGCGCGCGAGTCGTCCGTGGGGATCCTGCAGGGCAAGGAAGCCCGGCTGATCGAGGCCGAGGCCCAGCTGGCGGCTGGCAACACGACAGGCTCGCTCGCCACGCTCAACGCGC
Protein-coding sequences here:
- a CDS encoding outer membrane beta-barrel protein; the protein is MRRLIALVGAGLLGASSLGAQTQPKMFDLGVQFGQQTFDKSTALKATPFVGLDATYELPWNPLKLAIKGSTLGVGLLVDVSRPVTDGSQFPVVAFDFGDTTFLYEVAQRITLVQAGLQAVAGIPVARGRVYGFAGSGIYAMFMDPRAERHNHKVSNPMATFGGGVNYPLTSTIGLSAQARAVTYTNFNRRELDATIGYIQDRRIRDALPAPHPASKTPTNMQYSLVFKYIPGGK
- a CDS encoding ROK family protein, which translates into the protein MAVIGLDLGGTKLAGAVFDASGAVIAEDNSLIERRGGGEVGTLVIAALQRLMAKAPDVAAIGLSVPGIAHSKSGRVWAPNIAGWDDYPLRDEIRASLSYEDLPVVIEADRSCCIMGEVWHGAARGCRNAVFLTVGTGIGAGILVDGRILHGAHDIAGAIGWLALERPWDEKYRSCGAFEHYASGDGIARYAHELMAERPGYQGALRAVPAGTLRAPDVFRLYDTGDEVAMAVLHRAVELWGMAAANLVSLFNPERIIFGGGVFGPAARFLPDIAREARRWAQPISITQVELAASALGGTAALHGAAHFAQRTVSSLA
- a CDS encoding MFS transporter yields the protein MYRKPLVFAAACIGMLMFGISLLAMGSLLPGITARFALDGTASGALVSILPFGLLAGSLVFGPVVDRFGYRGLLVASAALVVAGLEALAFAPSVGVLRIAILAIGFGGGILNGGTNALVADISAGERGARLSLLGVFFGLGALGMPALLATLRAVDHTTVLSGLGALLLLPVLFIGATAYPVPKQAQGFPVAAGAGLLRDGALLTIALTLALQSGVEGVVNNWSTTYLQGARGVAPADALLALSAYVAGMTVARLVLAAVLQRLPGGRVLLAGLVLSVAGIGAVHWAPSATVTAVGMACIGAGLSVGFPLLMSYVADLFPTISGTAFSVVLVIALPGNMLLNYGMGVLSDAAGVGALPAYLTVCLVLELLLALVALRAYRARRAA
- a CDS encoding sugar isomerase domain-containing protein, whose protein sequence is MLALQWLDNARAVMRAIEQTQQENIRQAATVMAESIAAGRWVHTFGCGHATIPVEEMYPRIGGFVGFHPIVELPMTFFTGITGQMGIQQFLFLERAEGYGVAIMKGYAFDPRDTMWIFSHTGINAVNIDVALEARKQGMTVVVCGSAAEAKGKVTRHSCGKTIFDLADVVIDTCVPAVDASVPLKNHFDRIGPLSTMAFVTTVWMTIATVAEILADRGVTLHIHPSHNVPGDTTARERLDAALAEYKRRVALV
- a CDS encoding SusC/RagA family TonB-linked outer membrane protein, with translation MSYRKLLYCLATIGWAVATPSTMLAQATQGTITGRVTEVGTNLPVPSAQVMVIGSPAAALTNADGGFTIRGVLAGNVTVRTLRIGYAESRQQVTVRAGQSVTANFVMNPVPASLSAVVTTAIGEQRRIEVGNAIAQVSAADISKTQAIANVGDLLTNRAAGVAVFGATQPGAGIRVRIRGTSSLSLSNNPIYFIDGIRVEGTTGSSTVSVGGTLPSRIGDLNPSEIENIEIVRGPSAATLYGTDAANGVIVITTKKGVAGKPQWSYFTEQTMASDRNDYPTAYTGWKTGTTTSTRSTTSNLNAVFCNLTGVATGACVQDSLTSYDMTSDKQSTPFGVGYRYQHGLQVRGGSDAVRYFLLAQIENEDGVTKVPDFDNAYIDAHQRSLTARQRNPGGVAKVSTRANLNIALSPQADLAFSSGYTSEEIKLPRSDDSGTPGIAANIYGGPGYKFNTNAAGDTLYGWREFTPRDIYQAETTQGIERFITSMSANWRPLAWVAMRANAGVDYINRTDTQLCRFAQCPSITDKQGFKIDNRTNFFTYTVDGSATATRTLSKTVESKTTAGVQFYRSTFDRNGATGLTLPPGAVQVTAAATAQADESTSESRTLGAYVEEGIAWRDRVFVTGAVRSDRNSAFGADFKTVFYPKLSLSWVLSDEGFFPKYGWINQIRLRTATGAAGVQPGTTDAVPYYSASTFRGESGDVPAVVYTTLGNRNLKPERSQEYELGFDGTFWDSRVVTEFTYYSKLSTDALVSRVLPPSLGTGATARLENVGKVKNAGLEALVRLEVLKRDALGWDITMNGSMNANKLVSLNGLPNIVLSSTLQDREGYPLNGWWSKKLLGYKDKNGNGIIEYNADANLSEISFSDTNQFLGNPLPKYDVVMTQAVEFWKRRLRLSAQLDYKGGFKIYNNTERIRCASRNNCRALFDKTAPLDQQARTILVRETPARSVAGFIEPGDFIRFRELSLNANLPETWARYARAKTVQATFAVRNLGVLWTKYGGVDPEAFGTTGDAPSSFQAFGPPTYVTFRFTFGF